In Xylanibacillus composti, the sequence ACGCACGTGAAATTCTGGAAGCAGATGGCGTCATCCTTCCGGGGGTGGGCGCCTTCGGAGACGCCATGCACAATTTGACAGAGCTCGATCTGCCGGATGTCATCCGCCAATACGCACAAGGCAGGAAGCCGCTGCTTGGCATCTGTCTTGGCATGCAGCTGCTGTTCACCGAGAGCGAGGAGCACGGCCGGAATCAAGGCTTGGACCTGATGCCAGGCCGCGTTGTTCGCTTTCAGGGCAAATTCAAGATTCCGCATATGGGATGGAATCGTCTCGTCTACCATCGGGAAGCTCCGATATTTGGCGGGCTGGAGGAAGGTCATGTGTACTTTGTCCATTCCTTCCATGTCCAGGTTGACAAGGCGGAGGACTTGTTGGCCAGCACGGATTATCACGGCAAGGTCACAGCCATCGTAGGCAGAGACAATGTGTACGGCATGCAGTTTCACCCGGAGAAGAGCGGCGCCACCGGCATGAAGCTGCTGGACAATTTCCTGAAGCTGACGAAGAATGGAGGATAACCGGAACATGAGCGAGTTTGTGATATACCCGGCAATAGATATTCGAGGCGGGAAATGCGTGCGTCTGATCCAGGGAGATTATGCGCAGGAGACCGTCTATCATGACAGTCCGTCGGCAGTGGCCAAGGATTGGGAGGCGCAGGGAGCGTCCTGGATCCATCTGGTGGATTTGGACGGCGCCAAGGCCGGACAGCCGGTCAACGAAGAGACGATCGCGGAGATTGCTTCAGCCGTACAAGTGCCTGTGCAAGTGGGCGGAGGCCTTCGCTCGATGGCTGCCGTCGAAAAGCTGCTGCAGGCAGGCGTACAGCGAGTCATTCTAGGCACGGCGGCCATAGAGGATCAGGCCTTTGTCGAAGAGGCGCTGGCGAAGCACGCTGATCGAGTTGCGATTGGCATCGATGCCCGTGACGGGTACGTGGCTACAAGAGGATGGCTGGAAACATCCGAGGTGAAAGCGGAAGAACTGGCCAAAGCGCTGGCCGACAAAGGGGCGGAAACGTTTATTTTCACCGATATTTCCCGTGACGGCATGATGCAGGGGCCGAATGTCGAGGCAATTGTGCGATTGGCGCAAGTATCCGGCCGCAGTGTCATAGCATCGGGCGGCGTCAGCCGCCTGGAGGATTTGGAGCGTCTGGCTGGCTATGCATCAGAGGGCGTCAGCGGTGCGATTGTCGGCAAAGCGCTGTACACCGGCGCGATTCAACTGGACTTGGCGCTGGCAGCGCTGAAGCGTTAAGGCGCTGGAGCAAGACAACCATACTGTAGAGGAAAAGGAGACGATCGCATGCTTGCGAAACGGATCATCCCTTGCCTGGACGTGAAGGACGGCCGGGTAGTCAAGGGCGTCAACTTTGTCAATTTGCGCGATGCCGGCGACCCGGTGGAGCTGGCCTCCTTGTACGATCAAGAGGGAGCGGACGAGCTCGTATTTCTTGACATTTCCGCCTCCTATGAAGGACGTGCCACGATGGTAGAAGTGGTGCGCCGGACAGCAGGCGAAATCACGATTCCGTTCACAGTAGGCGGAGGCATCAGCCACGTCGATGATATGAAGCGGCTGCTTCGGGCTGGCGCTGACAAGATCGGCGTCAATACTGCTGCCGTCAAAAATCCGCAATTGGTATCGGATGGGGCGCGCAAATTCGGCGCACAGTGCATCGTGGTCGCCATTGACGCCAAATTCAACCCGGAATGGGGCGAATGGGAAGTCTATACGCATGGCGGCCGCAATGCTACAGGCATTCGCGCGCTGGAGTGGGCCAAGCGCATGGAGGAGTACGGTGCGGGAGAACTGCTGCTGACAAGTATGGATGCGGACGGAACGAAGGACGGCTTCGACTTGAAGCTGACGCGCGCGGTATCGGAAAGCGTAGGCATCCCGGTTATTGCGTCCGGCGGAGCGGGACGGGAAGAGCATTTTCACGAGGTGTTTGCAGAAGGAGCGGCTGATGCGGGCCTAGCGGCCTCGATTTTTCACTATAAAGAAGTATCGATACATGAGGTGAAGCAATATTTGCGGGAGAAGGGAGTGGAAGTCCGATGACGGCAGGCAAGTATACAGTGGCGAATGCGGATCAATGGGCGGAACAGCTAAAGTGGGATGAGAACGGCTTGCTTCCGGCGATCGTGCAGGACGCTGTAAGCAAAGAAGTGTTAATGATGGCGTACATGAATAAGGAATCGCTGGCCAAGACATTGGAAACCGGAGAAACTTGGTTCTGGAGCCGCTCGCGCAAGGAGTTGTGGCACAAGGGCGCTACTTCCGGGAATATCCAGTGCATTGTGGAGCTGTACCAGGATTGCGATCAGGATACGCTGCTGATCCACGTAGTTCCCGCAGGACCGGCTTGCCATAACGGAACGTATTCCTGTTTCGTACCGGCAGGAGAGCGTTCGGCGCAGGATTCGGCCGAGACGGGAGACCGCTATGCGATCCTGAACCGCCTGGAGCAAGTGATTGCGGAACGCGAAGCGGAAATGCCGGAGGGTGCGTATACGACCTATCTGTTCGAGAAGGGTGTCGACAAAATCTTGAAGAAGGTCGGGGAAGAAGCGGCGGAAGTCATCATTGCCGCCAAAAATCGCGATGCCGCGGAATTGAGCAACGAGAGCGCCGATTTGCTCTTCCATTGGCTGGTGCTGCTCCGCGAGCAAAAGCTGCCGATTGATGAGGTGCTGGCCGTTCTGCGCAGCCGGCACGGACAGAAGAAGCAGTAGCAGAGCTCAGGATTAGGTGCGGTTTCCGACATTTGCCGAGCAAAAAAGCCATCAAGTTGATTTTTCTTGTCGAAGGTTTCGATGTATAATGGGACATGAGTCATAGGAGCGAGGAAAAAACGCAGGAGGGTCATGGTAAATGGGTAGTAGCGGCAACATCAAAATATTCAGCGGTTCATCCAACCCCGCGCTTGCGGGACGAATGTGCCAGGAGCTGGGCGTTTCCCTTGGCAAAATCAATGTTTCCCGGTTCAAGAGCGGCGAATTTTACGTTCACTACGAGGAATCGGTTCGGAACTGTGATGTGTTCTTAGTGCAATCTTTCTCTCATCCGATTAACGATATGTTTGTAGAGCTGCTGGTCATGATTGATGCAGCGAAGCGCGCCAGCGCCAGGACGATCAATCTGGTTATCCCGTATTACGGCTATGCCCGGCAGGAGCGAAAATCCGCTCCCCGCGAACCGATCTCGGCCAAGCTGGTAGCCGATGTGCTTACGACAGCAGGCGCTGATCGTGTCATGACCATTGATTTGCATGCTGCCGCGATTCAAGGATTTTTCAACATTCCCGTTGATCACTTGACTGCGCTTGACCTGATTACAGACTATTTGAAGGCGAAAAAAATCGAAAATCCGATTGTCGTGTCCCCGGATGCCGGCCGAGCAACCACTGCGGAGAAGCTGGCTAACTACTTGGACGCGCCATTTGCCATTATGATCAAGAAGCGTCCGAAGCATAATGAGTCGGTTATCACCCATGTTATTGGGGAAGTCGAAGGACAAACGCCGATCATTATCGAGGATCTGATTGATACGGGTTCCACCATCGTGAATGTCGTGGAGGGATTGAAGGAACGAGGGGCGAATGATGCGTATGTTTGCGCTACGCATCCGCTCTTTTCCGGCGATGCGATCCGCAAGCTCGATCACCCGAATATTAAGGAAGTCGTGGTCACGGACTCGATCATGCTGCCGGCCGATTGCTCGGACCGGTTCAAGGTCATTTCCATGGCCCATTTGCTGTCTGATGCGATTCACATTATCATCGAAGGCGGCTCGATCAGTACGCTGTTCAAGTCCGGCGGGGTGTAAGGGCAGGCTATTCGAAACAGCAGGTAGTCCGTTGCGAGCCGCCCGCTGGAATATTTTCTGGATAAATGGAGGTGCCTTATTGCATGGAGAGGAAAGAGCGCGTGGCCCAATCCGGACAACAAAATATTATTAACCTCAAGATGGATGCCACTTTCTTTTTCGAGCGAGCCGTGCAATCTCTTGATCGCTTCCATTATGATAAGGCCTTGAAGTATTTTCGGCGGGCTGCCGAATATGAGCCGTATAATCCGGTCAATTATTGCAACCTGGCCGGGATTTATTCGGAGCTTGGCAATTATGAGGAATCGAATCGAATTTTGCGAATGATTCTGGAAAGCATAGATCCGGACATGACGGAATGCTTTTACTATATGGCTAATAATTATGCCAATATGGAACAGTTTGAGCGGGCGGAGGAGCAGTTGATTCAATACCTGGAGCTTGACTCAAACGGCCAGTTTCTCGAGGAAGCGGAGGAAATGCTGGAGATGCTCAGCTTGGAGCTCAAGCGGCCCGCTGAGCTGCGCAACATCAAGTGCCGGGAGCATTTGTTCGAGCATGATCAGGCCCGCATGCTGCTGGAGGAAGGGAGGTTCGCCGAGGCAACGCGCAAACTGGAGAAGCTGGTGAAGCAAAATCCTACTTTTTTGGCCGCACGAAACAACCTTTCTCTGGCTTACTATTATATGGGGGACTTCAAGCAATGCATTGCGACCATTCGTGAAGTGCTGGAGCATGATGAAGGGAATCTTCATGCCTTGTGCAACCTGGCTGTGGTCCTGCAGCAGTCCAAGCGGCATGACGAGCTAACTGGCGTGAAGGAGCTGCTCGGCAAGCTGTACCCATTTCACATGGATCATACTTATAAGCTTGCGACGACACTGGGGATTCTGGGCGATCAAGAAGGAGCTTACCGGCATTTCGTCAGACTGATTCGCAGCGGCATGCATCATGACGAGCCCAGCGTCCTTCATTTCGCAGCGGTAGCGGCCTTTAACCTGGGCAAGCTTGAGGATGCCCGTCGCCATTGGAAATCGCTGAAGAAGCACCATCCGGGTTCGGTGATCGCCGAATTTTATCTGAAGGAGTGGGCGAGTCTGACGCAGCGCCCTCCCGGACAAAAGCTGCCTTATCAGTACCAGCTTCCGTTCGAGGAGAAATTCAAGTACTTCGAACAGGTGGACGGGGCTATTCCGGAAGAAGTGAAGAAGGACCCGCTTGTTCGCTCCTCCTTTATCTGGGCGCTGCGCCATGGAGACCAGGCAACGAAGCTGCACGTCATGCAGGCACTCAGTATGATTGCGGATGAGGAAGTGAAGGCTACGCTTCATCGGTTTTTGCTTGAGCCGGACGAGGATGATTATTTGAAGCGGGTTGCCGTATTCGTCCTGCGAGCCGCTGGTGTCAAAGAACCGGTTAAGGCGCTGATGGGCGGCAAGAAGACCGTTATTGCCGCACAGGATGGACCCGGTCCCGGTCTGCCGGTGTGGAAGCCGGCCTGGCAATCTGTGCTGGAAGATGCCTTGCAGGCGATGGACGGTCGGTATGACCTCATTCAGCGGCATGATATGCAAACGTTGTGGGTGGAATACTTAAGCAAGGCATATCCGGACGTGCCGAGAATCAGCAAGTCCAAAGGATGGGCGGCCGCCTTGGAATATTTGACAGCGAAGATGCATTCAAAACGCGTGACGATGAAGGAGTTGTCCGAGCTCTATGGTGTCTCGGGTTCCACCATCGGCAAGAACGCCAAGCTGATTGATGAGACATGCGGGTTGCAAAGCAAAATGCAGGCAATATGGAAAACATACTTGTCGTAAATGTCGGGGGTCTGGCGAAAGTAGGAAAACGCTTCGAAGAATTACATCGCTTTCGTGGGTAAAAAAATCGGGCCCCGCGAAAGTATCAGGAAAACGCTTCGAAGGAACGCATCACTTTCGTGGGTAAAAAATCGGGCCCCGCGAAAGTACCAGGAAAACGCTTCGAAGGAACGCATCACTTTCGTGGGATAAATAGTGAGGAGATGATGAGGATGTACAATGCTGTAATAATCGGAACGGGTCCGGCAGGATTGACGGCTGCGATATACTTGGCTCGAGCGAACTTGAACCCGCTTGTCATCGAAGGGCCGGAGCCGGGCGGCCAATTGACAACGACTACAGAAGTCGAGAACTTCCCGGGATTTCCGGATGGCATCATGGGTCCTGAGCTGATGGACAATATGCGCAAGCAGGCCGAACGATTCGGCGCCGAATTCAAGACAGGCTGGGTAAACGAAGTGAACTTCAACGAGCAGCCGTTCACGCTGCAGGTGGAGGGCATGGGCGAGTTGAAGGCGAAGTCGGTTATTATTTCTACGGGAGCCAGCGCGAAGCTGCTGGGCATTCCTGGCGAGAAGGACAACATTGGACGCGGTGTCAGCACCTGTGCGACTTGTGACGGATTCTTCTTCCGCGGCAAGAAGATTATTGTAGTCGGAGGCGGAGACTCGGCTATGGAAGAGGCGAATTTCCTTACTCGCTTCGGTTCGGAAGTGCGCATCGTGCACCGCCGTGAAGAGCTGCGCGCCTCCAAGATTATGCAGGATCGGGCTCGCGAGAATGAGAAAATCGTGTGGAGCCTGAACAAGACTCCTGTTGAGGTTGTAGCGGCAGAGAATGGTGTGAAAGGCTTGAAGGTTCGGGATAATGCCACTGGCGAAGAAGAGCTGCTCGAGGCAGACGGCATTTTCGTAGCAATCGGCCACACGCCTAATACGAAATTCCTGGGCGGAGCCATTCACACGGACGAAACAGGCTATATTCTTGTTGAGCCCGGTACAAGCCGGACGAATATTCCAGGCGTATTCGCTTGCGGCGACGTGCAGGACCATACGTATCGCCAGGCGATTACAGCGGCGGGCTCTGGCTGCATGGCAGCGCTGGACTGTGAGCGGTATTTGGAAGGCAGCGCCACGCATGACTGGAGCCAAAGCTTGTAAGGCTGAGCCCGTGCAAGGGCAAGTGAATATTGCAGACACAAGGTGAAGAGACGGGCGCAGCGCGAGCCTGTCTCTTGCCCTGCTTGATAACCAGAGAATGAGGTGTGTTGGGATGGACAAGAAAGTATATATCGGTGTGGATCTCGGCGGAACCACGATCAAGGTTGGCGCCTGCAACGGGGAAGGACAGCTGCTTTACAAGTTTGAAGGTCCTACCGGAACGGCCGAGGGAACAGAACGGGTGCTGCAGAACATTGCGGACTACGTGCGCAAGGTTGCTTCTGATGCCGGATTTGCGTGGGAGCAAGTTGTGGGCGTGGGCATTGGAGTTGCCGGCTTTATGGATTTCAAAGAAGGATTTATGCATCTATCCGCCAATATCAGCGCCTTGAACAATGTGGCGATGGGCAAATGGCTTTCCGAGGAGCTGGGCGTGCCGATCAAATTCAACAACGATGCCAATGTGGCTGCATTAGGAGAAGTGTGGGGCGGAGCCGGCCGCGGATTTGAGGACGTTGTTCTCTACACGCTCGGTACAGGTGTCGGCGGAGGCATTATCATTAACGGCAAGATTCACGAAGGCGGCGCAGGTATGGCGGGCGAGCTCGGACACTTGTCGATCGTGCCGGACTTGGAAGCCATCCAGTGCGGCTGCGGACAACAAGGCTGCCTGGAGACTGTATCCTCGGCAACGGGCATTATCCGTATGGCAAAAGACGCTGTAGAGCGCGGAGACCGCACGTCCTTGTCCTTGCTTGAATCCATTACAGCCAAGGACGTGTTTGATGCTGCCAAAGCTGGCGATGAAGTGTCGCTGCGCATCATTAACCGCGCGGCATATTATTTGGGCAAGTCGATGTCCCTGGTAGCTGTCACGTTAAACCCGCAGCGCTTTATCGTAGGCGGGGGAGTGTCCAAAGCAGGGGATATTTTGTTTGACGCCATTCGTGAGGTGTTCGAGAAGTTTACACCAGCGAAAGCGAAGGAGAATGTCGATATTATTCCGGCTGAGCTCGGGAATGACGCCGGCATGATCGGGGCGGCAGGCCTGCTGCTTCGTTAAACCGGCTTAATTAAGAAGGAAAGAGGGAGAGCGGCATGACAGATACGAACGCCTTGTCCAAACTGGTCATTATTACCGGCATGTCCGGCGCAGGCAAGACGATCGCCGTACAGAGTCTGGAGGATTTGGGTTTTTTCTGTGTCGATAATTTGCCGCCTGTGCTGATTCCCAAATTTGCAGAACTGATTGAGCACTCCAAAGGGAGAATTGCCAAGGTAGCTCTGGTAATCGACCTGAGGGGTCGGGAATTTTTTACGACCTTGACCGAAACCTTGCAGTATATACGCGAGAATTATACGTTAAGCTATGAAATCTTATTCTTGGATGCAACGGATAGTGTCCTAGTCCAGCGTTACAAGGAAAGCCGGCGGCGCCATCCGCTGGCGCCGGAAGGATTGCCCCTCGAGGGCATCCGGGCTGAACGCAAGCTGCTGGAAGAGCTGAAGGGTCTGGCTACACAGGTCATCGACACGAGCTCGTTGAAGCCGCTGCAGCTGAAGGAGAAGATAGCCAGTCGATTCTCCAATTTGGAGCAAAGCTCGCTTTCCGTGAATGTGATATCGTTCGGCTTCAAATACGGGATTCCGATTGATGCGGATTTGATCTTTGATGTGCGCTTCTTGCCGAATCCGCACTATGTAGAGGCGCTGCGTCCGAATACCGGCCAGACCCAGGAGGTCTATGAGTATGTCATGAAATGGCCGGAAACGCAGGAGTTTCTTACAAAGCTGCTCGATATGCTGCAATTTTTAATTCCCCAGTTCGCCAAGGAAGGCAAGAGTCAAGTTGTAGTTGGCATAGGCTGTACTGGAGGCAAGCATCGTTCAGTGGCCATAGCAGAGTATTTGGGCAAGATGCTGGGCAGCGGCGAATCTGAGATTGTTCGGGTGAGCCACAGAGACAGCGAGCGATAATGTGATGAGGTGAAACGATGAAGACGGAATCAGGGCGGGACAGCTTGCCTCGCGTCGTCGTGATCGGCGGGGGAACCGGCCTTTCCGTGATGCTTCGGGGATTGAAAAATAAGCCTCTTGATATCACCGCAATCGTAACGGTAGCAGACGACGGAGGGAGTTCAGGCATTCTCAGGTCTGAGCTTCATATCCCTCCCCCGGGAGATATACGGAATGTGCTGATTGCGCTGGCAGATGTGGAGCCGATGCTGGCGAAGATGCTCGAATACCGTTTTGAAAACGGTAACGGTTTAGCGGGACATAGTTTGGGCAACTTAATTCTTGCAGCGATGAATGAGATTACCGGCGACTTCGTCACAGGCATCAAAGAATTGAGCCGCGTGCTTGCAGTAAGGGGACAGGTGCTGCCTGCTGCCGGTGAAGCGATCGTGTTGAAGGCCGAGCTTATGGACGGCACGATGGTTGTAGGAGAATCGCAAATTCCGAAAGCGCGCGGAAAAATTCGCAAGGTGATGATCGAGCCGGCCGATGTCCGCCCCCTGGAGGATGCCGTGAAGGCTATACAGCAGGCTGACGCGATCCTGATAGGCCCCGGGAGCTTGTACACAAGCATCATGCCGAACTTAATGGTGCCCGGCATTGCCCGGGAAATTGTGCAATCCGACGCATTGAAGCTCTTCATTTGCAATGTGATGACGCAGCCTGGGGAGACCGATGATTACACAGTAAGCGACCATCTAAATGCCGTATATCGGCATGTCGGGCATCGTTTATTCGATTATGTCATCGTCAACAACGGGACGATTCCCGAGGATGTGCAGCAGCGCTACGCAGAGAAAGGAGCCAAAGCGGTTCAGCTGGATGGGGAGGAAGTAACCAAGCGGGGATATAAGGTCATTGCAGATGAATTGGTTCTTTTCCAAACCTATCTTCGGCATAATGCCGAGAAGCTTAGCGACCATATTCATCGGTTGGTTGTGCAAGGAATGTCGAAGAGGAGGTAAGGACCTTGTCATTCGCTGCAGCTACGAAAAAAGAATTAACCCTGATCGAAGCTTCATCGTGTTGTGAACGGGCAGAACTATCCGCGCTGATCCGGATGAACGGCACGGTACAATTATCTTCCAATCAACGGGTACAGCTCGATATCTCCACGGAGAATGCCGCTATCGCCAGACGCATCTACAGTTTGCTGAAGAAGCTGTTTCAAGTGCATGGCGAGCTGTTGGTCCGGAAAAAAATGCGGCTGAAAAAAAACAACGTCTATATTGTGCGCATACCCTATCGTGTCGAAGAGATCCTGCAGGAACTTCGAATCGTATCGGAGGGGTTTCAGTTCACTCCGGGAATCGACCCGCAGATTATTGGCAAAACCTGCTGTAGACGGGCATACTTGAGAGGTGCGTTTCTCGCAGGCGGATCGGTCAATAATCCGGAAGGCGCATCGTATCACATGGAGATAGCGACATTGTACGAGGAGCACTGCCAGGCGCTATGCAGCCTGACCGGACAATTCGATATCAGCAGCCGTTGTCTGGAACGCAAGAAGGGGTACATTCTCTACATCAAGGAAGGCGAAAAAATCATCGAGTTCCTCAATATTATTGGTGCCCATCAAGCGTTGTTGAAGTTCGAGGATGTGCGCATCATGCGCGACATGCGCAATTCGGTCAATCGGCTCGTCAATTGCGAAACGGCGAACCTGAACAAGACGATCGGCGCAGCGGTTCGCCAAATTGAGAACATTAAGTTTCTGGATCGCGCCATCGGCCTTGACCAGTTGCCTGACAAGCTGAGGGAGGTTGCCGAGATCCGATTGCAGCACCCCGACATGAACCTGAAGGAAGTGGGCGAGATGCTCAAAGGCAAGGTCAGCAAATCCGGGGTGAACCACAGATTGCGCAAGATTGACGAAATGGCAGATAAACTTCGAAATTTATAAATATGCAAAGGTTCTAGTGTTCTGTAGCTAAAAATGCTATAATATTGTAAAATGCTCGAAATTCGTGCGTTACTTGTGCGTAACTTGACTTATGACATTTGGTGTAGGGGGTAAGAGCGAATGACGAAACGCCCGGTGGTTGTGAAGCTGAAGACAGGTCTCCATGCAAGACCAGCGGCTTTATTTGTACAGGAAGCGAATAAATTCTCTGCGGAAATCTTTGTGGAAAAAGGCGATAAGAAAGTAAACGCCAAAAGCATCATGGGTATCATGAGCCTGGCAATCAGTTCAGGAACTGAAGTGGAGATTAGCGCAGAAGGCGCGGATGCGGAGCAGGCTGTAGCCGCTTTGGTTGATCTGGTCAGCAAGGAAGAATTGGAAAACCAATAAATGGTGACAATTTCAAGCAGCACTCAAGCTTCCGCAAGGGAGCTTTTTTAACATAGGCAGGTATACGCCGCTAATGAGCCTGCGAAATGGAGCAGCGAAAATCTTGGATTGAACGGCATAGAGCGACCACATCCGTGAGCTTGTTGTGTGCGCGAATGCTTCAGCACAAGTTTGGAAGCGCGTTCTCCTTTTCGCTGGTTCTTTTTATTTAAGCTGTTTTTTTGAGGGAAGGAGAGTTGCCCATGCGAGTAGCCGTAGCGGGGGGAAGCGGATTTCTGGGTCGGCATTTGCTGAAGGAGCTAGTCAATCAGGGGCACGAGCCGGTGCTCATTACACGCAAGACTGATCAGTTGGACATGCCGTCTGTTTCGTGGAAGAGGCTGGAGCAGGAGCCGGCCTGTCTGGAAGGAATAGAAGCAGTCATCAACTTGGCTGGTGAGACGATCAACCAGCGTTGGTCAGCCGTCGCCAAGCAGCGTATAGTTCGTTCCCGGTTGGAGTCTACCGCAGCTCTTGCCCGTTGGGTGGAACAAGCCGAACGGAAGCCCAAGGCGTTCCTGCAAGGATCGGCAATCGGCTATTACGGCTGCTCCGCTCACGCGACCTTTACAGAGGAATCCGGCATGGCAGGCAAGGACTTTCTGGCAGATGTAGTCAAACAGTGGGAACAGGAGGCTGACTTGATCAAGGGTGTTCGCTTGGTCAAGCTGCGAACGGGAGTTGTGCTCGGCCGGGACGGCGGCGCGTTCGGCAAGATGCTCCTTCCCTATCGGTTGGGCGCAGGAGGGCCGATTGCGAGCGGGAAGCAGTGGATGTCATGGATTCATGTGCGTGATTGGGCGGCACTTGCCGTCTTCTTGCTGGGGCAAGAACAAGTAGAGGGTCCGGTCAATATGACCGCTCCCGAGCCGGTTCAGAATGACGAGTTTGGGCGAGCGGTGGCTAAGGTTTTGAAGCGGCCGCATTGGCTTCCTGTGCCGGCCCTGATGCTGCGGCTGATATTCGGGGAAATGGCGGATCTGCTCACGCAAGGACAACGAGTTGTGCCGAAAAGGGCGCTGGAGGAAGGCTTCTCCTTTCGTTATCCGGAGCTGGATTCGGCGCTGCAAGAGCTTGTTTCGGGGAAGGATTAGCCCGATGTTTGGATGAGACATGCTTTGTGTGGAGGCGCATGCTTCTTTTTTTTGCAGCGGATCAGCCCAAAAAATGCGGATTGGTGTTTCAACTGGCGAAAAAATGTCCAATTACAGTGAAAGAAAATGCAAGACGGCGTTAACAGCAGGTAGAAGGATTACATTTATCTTTTTGTCTATATTTGGGCGAATTGCCGGGTGTTTTCGCGGTAGCGTTTTGCAACATTTTTCTTTACAATGCGTTAATAGTATAGGGGATTCATGTATATAAGAGAACTTTGGAGTGGAATACAGGGACAGGAGGGTTAACCATGCTGGGAAAGGACTTGTCCGAGCTGCGGCGAAGCGAGTCTCTAAATCGACTGTCGCATTGGCGTTTATTCGCCTTGGCAACAATCGTGATTTGGCTTAACACGTATGTGGTTCAAAGATATTATTTTGATTTATCTATAACGGGCTTGTATCAGGAGTGGATGATGCTGATTAATCCGCTCGGCTCGACTATGCTGATGCTGGGAATTGCTTTTTTGATTTTCCGCCGAAGGCAGCATATTGCCGCTTTGGCCGTCAGCTTTTTGACTTCCGCGCTGCTTGCGGTCAACATATGGTATTTTCGATTTTACAATGACTTTATAACGCTGCCTGTCTTGTATCAGAAGCGCAACACGAATGGTCTGGGCAGCAGTGTGGTCACCATACTGGAATGGTTCGATTTGTTTATTTTTACCGGCTTCTTTGTTCTGCTCTTTCTGTTGTACGGTCGCAGACGTATCAGAGTTCAGCTTCCGCGGCCACAGCTATATAAGGGATTCGCCGTTATCGCCTGTCTGCTGTTAATTACTTGGGCGATGGCAGAAGTAGCCCGGCCTCAGCTGCTGTCCCGGTCGTTTGATCGGCAGCTGATTGTGAAGAATATTGGCACCATGAATTATCATCTCTATGATCTCGTAATGAACTCCAGGATGGAGACGAGGCGCGTATTTGCAGACAGTACGGACATGGAGAGCGCGCAATCGTATTTGGCCCAACGTCAGCAGGATGTGCGCTCGCCGCTATTCGGTGCAGCCGAAGGGAAGAATGTATTCCTGATCTCCATG encodes:
- the rapZ gene encoding RNase adapter RapZ yields the protein MTDTNALSKLVIITGMSGAGKTIAVQSLEDLGFFCVDNLPPVLIPKFAELIEHSKGRIAKVALVIDLRGREFFTTLTETLQYIRENYTLSYEILFLDATDSVLVQRYKESRRRHPLAPEGLPLEGIRAERKLLEELKGLATQVIDTSSLKPLQLKEKIASRFSNLEQSSLSVNVISFGFKYGIPIDADLIFDVRFLPNPHYVEALRPNTGQTQEVYEYVMKWPETQEFLTKLLDMLQFLIPQFAKEGKSQVVVGIGCTGGKHRSVAIAEYLGKMLGSGESEIVRVSHRDSER
- a CDS encoding gluconeogenesis factor YvcK family protein, with the protein product MKTESGRDSLPRVVVIGGGTGLSVMLRGLKNKPLDITAIVTVADDGGSSGILRSELHIPPPGDIRNVLIALADVEPMLAKMLEYRFENGNGLAGHSLGNLILAAMNEITGDFVTGIKELSRVLAVRGQVLPAAGEAIVLKAELMDGTMVVGESQIPKARGKIRKVMIEPADVRPLEDAVKAIQQADAILIGPGSLYTSIMPNLMVPGIAREIVQSDALKLFICNVMTQPGETDDYTVSDHLNAVYRHVGHRLFDYVIVNNGTIPEDVQQRYAEKGAKAVQLDGEEVTKRGYKVIADELVLFQTYLRHNAEKLSDHIHRLVVQGMSKRR
- a CDS encoding ROK family glucokinase: MDKKVYIGVDLGGTTIKVGACNGEGQLLYKFEGPTGTAEGTERVLQNIADYVRKVASDAGFAWEQVVGVGIGVAGFMDFKEGFMHLSANISALNNVAMGKWLSEELGVPIKFNNDANVAALGEVWGGAGRGFEDVVLYTLGTGVGGGIIINGKIHEGGAGMAGELGHLSIVPDLEAIQCGCGQQGCLETVSSATGIIRMAKDAVERGDRTSLSLLESITAKDVFDAAKAGDEVSLRIINRAAYYLGKSMSLVAVTLNPQRFIVGGGVSKAGDILFDAIREVFEKFTPAKAKENVDIIPAELGNDAGMIGAAGLLLR
- a CDS encoding TIGR01777 family oxidoreductase — protein: MRVAVAGGSGFLGRHLLKELVNQGHEPVLITRKTDQLDMPSVSWKRLEQEPACLEGIEAVINLAGETINQRWSAVAKQRIVRSRLESTAALARWVEQAERKPKAFLQGSAIGYYGCSAHATFTEESGMAGKDFLADVVKQWEQEADLIKGVRLVKLRTGVVLGRDGGAFGKMLLPYRLGAGGPIASGKQWMSWIHVRDWAALAVFLLGQEQVEGPVNMTAPEPVQNDEFGRAVAKVLKRPHWLPVPALMLRLIFGEMADLLTQGQRVVPKRALEEGFSFRYPELDSALQELVSGKD
- a CDS encoding HPr family phosphocarrier protein, with the translated sequence MTKRPVVVKLKTGLHARPAALFVQEANKFSAEIFVEKGDKKVNAKSIMGIMSLAISSGTEVEISAEGADAEQAVAALVDLVSKEELENQ
- the whiA gene encoding DNA-binding protein WhiA, producing MSFAAATKKELTLIEASSCCERAELSALIRMNGTVQLSSNQRVQLDISTENAAIARRIYSLLKKLFQVHGELLVRKKMRLKKNNVYIVRIPYRVEEILQELRIVSEGFQFTPGIDPQIIGKTCCRRAYLRGAFLAGGSVNNPEGASYHMEIATLYEEHCQALCSLTGQFDISSRCLERKKGYILYIKEGEKIIEFLNIIGAHQALLKFEDVRIMRDMRNSVNRLVNCETANLNKTIGAAVRQIENIKFLDRAIGLDQLPDKLREVAEIRLQHPDMNLKEVGEMLKGKVSKSGVNHRLRKIDEMADKLRNL